A section of the Paenibacillus yonginensis genome encodes:
- the pepF gene encoding oligoendopeptidase F has product MAKMLTRAEVPVESTWNLDDLFDSQKGFEAALQEALDKAEHVTRFKGRLHEGPSVLLDCLKEQDALQELVMRAASYARLHQSEDGANPAHLANSSKSGDVMSQIRSSLTFIDSELLELEDGKIEAYLAAEPGLAVYERSLKLLLESKPHRLNPETESVLASLSEVLEAPYRIYLRGKLSDMTFDDIGEGEDKLPNSFRLYENKYEMSPDTRLRREAYASFSKSLHGSRHTFAEAYATEVKKQVVLSRLRGYGSVTEMLLKPQQVTLEMYNNIHDTLLSELAPHMRRLAALKKKELGLDQMLFCDLKAPLDPDYNPSVTYEEACGIIQETLTVLGPEYGEIVKSAFSERWVDYADNIGKSTGAFCSSIYGVHSYILITWADNMRGAFTLAHEVGHAGHLMLAARNQALVNYRPSMYFIEAPSTMNELLLADHLMAKSQDKRMRRWIISQLLNTYYHNYVTHLLEAELQRRVYRHAEAGEPITADVLSRFKGDILAEFWGDELELDEGAKLTWMRQPHYYMGLYPYTYAAGLTASTAAAQLVREEGQPAVDRWLEVLKAGGSRTPLELMAMAGVDMTSREPISKAAAYVGSLVSELEALYETSAAQ; this is encoded by the coding sequence ATGGCAAAAATGCTGACACGTGCAGAGGTTCCGGTCGAGTCCACCTGGAATCTGGATGATCTGTTTGATTCGCAGAAAGGGTTTGAAGCTGCGCTCCAAGAGGCGCTGGATAAAGCCGAACATGTAACCCGGTTCAAGGGGCGGCTTCATGAAGGCCCCAGCGTGCTGCTGGACTGTCTGAAGGAACAGGATGCCCTGCAGGAGCTGGTCATGCGCGCCGCGAGTTATGCTCGCCTGCACCAGTCCGAGGACGGAGCCAATCCGGCCCACCTGGCGAACTCCTCCAAATCGGGGGATGTGATGTCTCAGATCCGCTCTTCGCTGACCTTTATCGATTCCGAGCTGCTGGAGCTGGAAGACGGCAAAATCGAAGCTTATCTGGCCGCAGAGCCCGGTCTGGCCGTTTATGAACGCAGCCTGAAGCTGCTGCTTGAAAGCAAGCCGCACCGCCTGAATCCCGAAACGGAAAGCGTGCTCGCTTCCCTCAGCGAGGTGCTGGAAGCTCCTTACCGCATTTATCTGCGCGGCAAGCTCTCCGACATGACCTTTGATGATATCGGCGAAGGAGAAGACAAACTGCCGAACTCGTTCCGCTTATATGAGAATAAATATGAAATGTCGCCGGATACCCGGCTGCGCCGCGAGGCTTATGCTTCCTTCTCCAAATCGCTGCACGGCTCGCGCCATACGTTTGCCGAAGCTTATGCCACCGAAGTCAAGAAGCAGGTTGTACTCTCGCGCCTGCGCGGATACGGCTCCGTCACCGAGATGCTGCTGAAGCCTCAGCAGGTAACGCTCGAGATGTACAACAATATCCATGACACGCTGCTCAGCGAGCTGGCTCCGCATATGCGCCGCCTTGCCGCCCTGAAGAAAAAGGAGCTTGGTCTCGATCAAATGCTCTTCTGCGACCTGAAAGCGCCGCTGGACCCCGATTACAATCCTTCCGTTACCTACGAGGAAGCCTGCGGGATTATCCAGGAAACCCTGACCGTGCTTGGACCTGAATACGGCGAAATCGTCAAGTCCGCTTTCTCCGAGCGCTGGGTGGATTACGCCGACAACATCGGGAAGTCGACCGGAGCCTTCTGCTCCTCGATTTACGGCGTGCATTCCTACATTCTGATCACCTGGGCCGATAATATGCGGGGAGCCTTTACTTTAGCCCACGAGGTTGGCCATGCCGGGCACCTGATGCTGGCAGCCCGAAATCAGGCTTTGGTGAACTACCGTCCGTCGATGTATTTCATTGAAGCGCCTTCCACCATGAACGAGCTCCTGCTGGCCGACCATCTGATGGCCAAATCGCAAGACAAACGGATGCGCCGCTGGATCATTTCCCAGCTGCTGAATACGTATTACCATAACTATGTGACGCACCTGCTGGAAGCCGAACTCCAGCGCCGCGTTTACCGTCATGCCGAAGCCGGCGAACCGATTACGGCTGATGTCCTGTCCCGGTTCAAGGGAGACATCCTCGCCGAGTTCTGGGGAGATGAGCTGGAGCTGGACGAAGGCGCGAAGCTGACCTGGATGCGCCAGCCGCATTATTACATGGGCCTTTATCCATACACCTACGCGGCTGGTCTAACGGCTTCGACCGCTGCCGCTCAGCTGGTCCGCGAGGAAGGACAGCCTGCGGTAGACCGCTGGCTGGAAGTGCTCAAAGCCGGCGGCAGCCGGACTCCGCTCGAGCTGATGGCCATGGCCGGAGTCGATATGACCAGCAGGGAGCCAATTTCCAAAGCAGCCGCTTATGTTGGTTCGCTTGTATCTGAGCTGGAGGCGCTATACGAAACGTCGGCTGCCCAATAA
- a CDS encoding UvrD-helicase domain-containing protein, translating to MERSLFQHRPDGAEGQVPSASLASTETSRTLVGDAEPDAWYFRRLEESGILLNRAQVRAVRHGDGPALTLAGAGSGKTSVLVCRTGYLIGVRRVAPSAILLLTFSSKAAAEMRERIAGLPGLSAHHIRALSARTFHAFFLRFLYSRGSASELLTDTTRQHIMLKQIMRELGLPQDAYEPETLLALLSSAKMNLVKVDELPEDSETDRELKQIFLRYEAAKARQQVMDFDDVLTRSYDLLKEDPSSLRWLRERFRYLMVDEFQDTNLLQYELVRMMAAPANNLMAVGDDDQTIYSFNGARSEFILQFDKQFPRAAVITLDINYRSCPNIVGLGNDMIRHNMQRRVKTLKAARKSKGVKPLYLRPYTTDKEAEFLLNRIDHEVVTGKRQYGDYAILYRAASNNRAMLEQLVLRGIPYIDYGDGQLLYQQRAVRPVIDYLRLALNRRDFQAIESILPTLYINRKLGMAHIMEQEKLRAKKGPMVHLRTLPGLKDFQIDKLNGRIELIRSLRRLPPVEAIRQIRAGFYNSYLETDERQEATQHREMLKELLDELETSAERFDGIEEFLAFVDEVVTKNEEGRTRKLEDQGNRVALMTIHRSKGLEFPVVYLIGASEGSLPHASALDAGRMKDIHPKLTAGQKNEAALEEERRLAYVAVTRAKEELVVSSPARYRGKKADVSRFLLAAFGVGAAAETAGPGSRNGSRPDLGPGAGTAAPSRIARASAAAAGARAGAALPGGYRGSAAREAAAGSAAAAASAAPARGRVVPAWLCTAQGCAAWVRIVSEREAKLTERLCPLCGSQMAKGTRQVRR from the coding sequence ATGGAACGTTCTTTATTTCAACATAGACCCGATGGGGCGGAAGGTCAAGTGCCGTCCGCCTCTCTGGCCTCCACCGAAACCAGCCGCACGCTGGTCGGTGACGCCGAACCCGATGCCTGGTATTTCCGCAGACTTGAAGAAAGCGGCATTCTTCTGAACCGGGCGCAGGTCCGCGCCGTGCGTCACGGTGACGGGCCCGCGCTGACGCTGGCCGGGGCCGGGTCCGGCAAAACGTCCGTGCTGGTCTGCCGGACCGGCTATTTGATCGGGGTACGGCGCGTGGCTCCTTCCGCTATTCTGCTCCTGACTTTCTCCAGCAAAGCCGCTGCGGAAATGCGCGAGCGGATTGCCGGACTGCCCGGACTGTCGGCTCATCATATCCGGGCTTTGTCCGCAAGGACCTTTCACGCTTTTTTTCTTCGCTTCCTTTACAGCCGCGGCTCCGCTTCCGAACTGCTGACGGACACAACCAGACAGCATATTATGCTGAAGCAGATCATGCGCGAGCTGGGGCTTCCTCAGGACGCTTACGAACCGGAGACGCTGCTCGCCCTGCTGTCCTCGGCCAAAATGAATCTGGTCAAGGTGGACGAGCTGCCGGAGGACAGTGAAACGGACCGGGAGCTGAAGCAGATTTTCCTCCGGTACGAAGCCGCGAAAGCCCGGCAGCAGGTTATGGACTTCGATGACGTGCTGACACGTTCTTATGATCTGCTCAAAGAAGACCCCTCCAGCCTGCGCTGGCTGCGCGAGCGGTTCCGTTACCTGATGGTAGACGAGTTCCAGGATACCAATCTGCTGCAGTATGAACTCGTCCGCATGATGGCTGCGCCCGCCAACAACCTGATGGCCGTCGGGGACGATGACCAGACCATCTATTCCTTCAACGGAGCGCGCAGTGAATTTATCCTGCAATTCGACAAACAATTTCCGCGGGCAGCGGTTATTACCCTCGACATCAACTACCGGTCCTGCCCGAATATTGTCGGTCTCGGCAATGACATGATCCGCCATAATATGCAGCGCCGGGTCAAAACGCTGAAGGCCGCGCGGAAGAGCAAGGGGGTCAAGCCGCTGTATCTAAGGCCTTATACAACGGATAAAGAAGCTGAATTCCTGCTGAACCGGATTGATCATGAGGTGGTTACCGGGAAAAGGCAATACGGCGATTACGCTATTCTGTACCGGGCTGCCAGCAACAACCGGGCCATGTTGGAGCAGCTGGTGCTGCGCGGTATTCCTTATATCGACTATGGGGACGGACAGCTGCTCTACCAGCAGCGGGCCGTAAGACCCGTTATCGATTATCTGCGGCTAGCGCTGAACCGCCGGGATTTCCAGGCCATCGAAAGTATTTTGCCGACCCTTTATATTAACCGGAAGCTGGGGATGGCCCACATTATGGAGCAAGAGAAGCTCCGCGCCAAAAAAGGGCCAATGGTGCATTTGCGAACCCTGCCCGGGCTGAAGGATTTCCAGATCGACAAACTCAACGGCCGGATCGAGCTGATCCGCTCCCTTCGCCGCCTGCCGCCTGTGGAGGCCATCCGGCAGATTCGCGCTGGCTTCTATAACAGCTACCTGGAAACCGACGAACGCCAGGAGGCGACCCAGCACCGCGAAATGCTGAAGGAGCTTCTGGACGAGCTGGAGACTTCCGCCGAACGTTTTGACGGCATTGAAGAATTCCTGGCTTTCGTAGACGAGGTCGTGACCAAAAATGAGGAAGGAAGGACCCGGAAGCTGGAGGATCAGGGGAACCGGGTCGCCCTGATGACGATCCACCGCTCCAAAGGGCTGGAATTCCCCGTCGTTTATCTGATCGGCGCTTCCGAAGGCAGCCTGCCCCACGCCTCTGCGCTGGACGCCGGCCGGATGAAGGATATTCATCCGAAGCTGACCGCCGGGCAGAAGAACGAAGCGGCGCTGGAGGAAGAGCGCCGCCTCGCTTACGTCGCCGTTACCCGGGCCAAGGAGGAGCTGGTCGTCAGCTCCCCCGCGCGCTACCGGGGCAAGAAGGCGGACGTGTCGCGGTTTCTGCTCGCCGCGTTTGGCGTTGGCGCAGCGGCGGAGACGGCCGGACCCGGGTCGCGCAACGGGTCCCGGCCGGACCTTGGCCCCGGGGCCGGCACAGCCGCCCCGAGCCGGATCGCCCGCGCCAGCGCCGCAGCGGCTGGCGCACGGGCGGGCGCGGCGCTCCCGGGAGGCTACCGCGGGAGCGCCGCGCGTGAAGCTGCCGCCGGCAGTGCGGCGGCAGCGGCTTCGGCCGCGCCGGCACGCGGACGCGTCGTGCCGGCGTGGCTATGCACGGCCCAGGGCTGCGCAGCCTGGGTCCGGATCGTCAGCGAGCGCGAGGCGAAGCTGACGGAAAGACTCTGCCCGCTGTGCGGCTCGCAGATGGCGAAAGGAACGCGGCAGGTTCGGCGTTAA
- a CDS encoding GNAT family N-acetyltransferase, translating into MQEMVNTGYGFELQEDGRMVAEITYRQEGDVLIADHTFVSEELRGQKVAEKMLDELVGYARQQGYQIVPECSYVQTMFRRHEKYADVWRR; encoded by the coding sequence ATGCAGGAAATGGTTAATACAGGGTACGGTTTCGAACTGCAGGAAGACGGAAGAATGGTAGCGGAGATCACCTACCGACAGGAGGGCGATGTTCTGATTGCCGACCACACGTTTGTGTCGGAGGAGCTGCGCGGCCAGAAAGTCGCGGAGAAAATGCTGGATGAGCTGGTCGGCTACGCGCGTCAGCAGGGTTATCAAATCGTTCCGGAGTGCTCTTATGTCCAGACGATGTTCAGACGGCATGAGAAATATGCCGATGTTTGGAGACGTTAA
- a CDS encoding agmatine deiminase family protein: MNPRSANYAMPAEWAEHERTLISWPVQDSMVYPDQYEEVSQGYKELIRAIAEFEPVGVIVNPEEVARVRAMFTEENIEILPVEHSDAWLRDNGPTFLLNPAGQRAGINWNFNAWGEKYKPFDLDNQVAGQLLSRFGITQFDAPITMEGGSFHVDGEGTLITTEECLLNDNRNPHLSREEIEQTLKDYLNVDSIIWLKRGLSGDETDGHVDNVACFAAPGKVILQVCDDPTDENYEITRENLAILEAAVDAKGRKIEVIPVQQPPAVHYEDSRLTLSYLNFYFVNGGIILPVFGGTAEETDRLAKEVLERTFPDRRVRTINGMAVIREGGNVHCTTQQMPAGK; the protein is encoded by the coding sequence ATGAATCCTAGATCGGCGAACTACGCCATGCCCGCGGAGTGGGCTGAACACGAACGTACTTTGATCTCCTGGCCGGTGCAGGACTCCATGGTCTATCCGGACCAATATGAAGAGGTCAGCCAAGGCTACAAAGAGCTGATCCGGGCGATTGCCGAATTCGAGCCTGTCGGCGTGATCGTGAATCCGGAGGAGGTGGCCCGCGTACGGGCGATGTTCACCGAAGAGAATATCGAGATCCTGCCAGTGGAACACAGCGACGCCTGGCTGCGCGATAACGGACCGACCTTCCTGCTGAACCCGGCCGGCCAGCGTGCCGGGATCAACTGGAACTTTAATGCCTGGGGAGAGAAGTATAAACCGTTCGACCTGGATAACCAGGTAGCGGGGCAGCTGCTCAGCCGTTTCGGCATTACGCAGTTCGATGCGCCGATCACGATGGAAGGCGGCTCTTTCCATGTCGACGGGGAAGGCACGCTGATTACGACCGAAGAGTGCCTGCTGAACGACAACCGCAACCCGCACCTGAGCCGTGAGGAAATCGAGCAGACGCTCAAGGACTATTTGAACGTGGATTCCATTATCTGGCTGAAGCGCGGCTTAAGCGGCGACGAAACCGACGGGCATGTTGATAACGTGGCCTGCTTTGCGGCTCCCGGCAAGGTAATCCTGCAGGTGTGTGACGATCCGACCGACGAGAACTATGAAATTACGCGCGAGAATCTGGCGATTCTTGAAGCGGCCGTGGATGCCAAAGGACGCAAAATCGAAGTGATTCCGGTCCAGCAGCCTCCGGCTGTTCATTATGAGGATTCCAGATTGACGCTCAGCTATTTGAATTTCTATTTCGTTAATGGCGGCATTATTCTGCCGGTGTTTGGCGGAACAGCCGAAGAGACGGACCGTTTGGCCAAAGAAGTGCTGGAGCGCACCTTCCCGGATCGCCGGGTCCGCACGATTAACGGAATGGCCGTGATCCGCGAGGGCGGAAACGTGCACTGCACCACGCAGCAGATGCCTGCCGGCAAATAA
- the aguB gene encoding N-carbamoylputrescine amidase encodes MRNVKVAATQMSCSSNIEENIAKADRLVREAAKQGAQIILLQELFETPYFCQKEKADYYPYATELEHNKAVNHFKEVAKELKVVLPISFYEKKNNARYNSLAVIDANGEVLGRYRKSHIPDGPGYEEKFYFNPGDTGFKVWNTRYGKIGIGVCWDQWYPEAARVMALMGAEILFYPTAIGSEPQDASIDSKDHWQTCMLGHAASNLVPVVASNRIGIETDEDSSINFYGSSFIAGPTGSKVAEAGRTEEAVLVAEFDLDQLESQRIEWGIFRDRRPELYRIITSYDGEQMV; translated from the coding sequence TTGAGAAATGTAAAGGTTGCAGCCACTCAGATGAGCTGTTCATCGAATATAGAAGAAAATATCGCCAAAGCGGACCGTCTGGTCCGTGAAGCGGCGAAGCAGGGCGCGCAGATTATTCTGCTACAGGAGCTGTTCGAGACGCCTTACTTCTGCCAGAAGGAGAAAGCGGATTATTATCCTTACGCTACGGAACTCGAGCACAACAAGGCCGTGAATCATTTTAAAGAGGTGGCCAAAGAGCTTAAGGTCGTGCTGCCGATCAGCTTTTATGAGAAAAAGAACAACGCCCGCTACAATTCGCTTGCCGTCATCGACGCAAACGGCGAGGTGCTTGGCCGTTACCGCAAAAGCCATATCCCGGACGGGCCGGGTTATGAAGAGAAGTTCTACTTTAATCCCGGCGACACCGGCTTTAAAGTATGGAATACGCGCTACGGCAAAATCGGCATCGGCGTCTGCTGGGACCAATGGTATCCTGAAGCTGCGCGCGTGATGGCGCTGATGGGTGCAGAAATACTGTTCTACCCGACCGCAATCGGCTCGGAACCACAGGATGCTTCCATCGACTCCAAGGATCACTGGCAGACGTGCATGCTTGGCCATGCCGCTTCCAACCTCGTTCCGGTGGTGGCATCGAACCGGATCGGCATTGAAACCGACGAAGATTCCAGCATCAACTTCTATGGTTCTTCCTTTATTGCCGGTCCTACAGGCAGCAAGGTGGCCGAAGCCGGCCGCACGGAAGAAGCCGTGCTGGTAGCCGAATTTGATCTCGACCAGCTGGAATCCCAGCGGATTGAATGGGGCATTTTCCGCGACAGACGTCCTGAGCTGTACCGCATCATTACTTCCTATGACGGAGAGCAAATGGTCTAG
- a CDS encoding spore germination protein, producing the protein MLYDWLKKSLTPRARTFAGSSSSMKGSLPLPVHANLTVTLELFRSKLGNSPDVIIRSFGSAGEASAPLIAVCYVEGLIDNLLLAELLETAAKAVEKDTEGNGPETAERLARDIPSLALRKTEVLDQVFASVLSGDVVFLMDQTPYALSASIGGGLRRSVEEPTSQTVIRGPKEGFTEDLSTNMALVRRKLKTPALRMEVRQIGTYTQTRVAVAYIEGIAKDSLIDEVRTRLDSIQTDSILESNYIEEMIQDAPLTPFPTIMNTERPDAVAASLLDGQIAIIVDGTPFALIMPVTFFKFFQSSEDYYQRYDLATFLRVLRMAACLVALLLPSLYIAITTFQQEMLPMTMLITLAAQREGTPLPALIEAFVMEMTFEVIREAGVRMPRVIGPAISIVGALVIGQAAVQAGLVSGTMVIVVSFTAIANFVIPSIDMAAAIRLIRFTLMILAGTFGLFGILAGIIPILNHLVSLRSFGVDYFLPYAPFNRTNSKDWLVRMPWWAMKSRPDQIAGKNKTRQAPYQYPPVEEQVVPDPKAKDQQQDKQRG; encoded by the coding sequence ATGCTGTACGACTGGCTCAAAAAATCGCTGACTCCCCGGGCCCGCACGTTTGCCGGAAGCTCCAGCAGCATGAAAGGAAGCCTTCCGCTGCCCGTCCATGCCAATCTGACCGTTACGCTGGAGCTGTTCAGAAGCAAGCTTGGAAACAGTCCCGACGTGATCATCCGGTCTTTTGGATCCGCTGGGGAGGCGTCTGCTCCGCTGATCGCGGTTTGTTACGTTGAGGGACTGATCGACAATCTGCTCCTTGCTGAACTGTTGGAAACAGCCGCCAAGGCTGTGGAGAAGGACACGGAAGGGAACGGTCCGGAGACGGCCGAAAGGCTGGCCCGGGATATTCCGTCACTAGCTCTCCGCAAGACGGAGGTGCTGGATCAGGTATTCGCCTCGGTGTTATCGGGAGATGTCGTCTTCCTCATGGATCAAACGCCTTATGCCCTGTCGGCTTCCATCGGCGGCGGTCTCCGGCGCAGCGTCGAAGAGCCGACCTCGCAAACGGTGATTCGGGGGCCCAAAGAAGGATTTACGGAGGATCTCTCCACCAATATGGCTTTGGTCCGCCGGAAGCTCAAAACACCTGCTCTGCGCATGGAGGTCCGGCAAATAGGAACTTATACGCAGACAAGGGTTGCGGTTGCTTATATTGAAGGCATAGCCAAGGACAGCCTGATTGACGAAGTGCGGACGCGTCTTGATTCAATTCAGACCGACAGTATCCTGGAGAGCAATTATATCGAGGAAATGATTCAGGATGCGCCGCTCACGCCGTTTCCAACGATCATGAACACGGAACGTCCGGATGCCGTTGCCGCCAGCCTCCTGGACGGGCAGATTGCGATTATAGTGGACGGCACCCCTTTTGCGTTGATTATGCCGGTGACATTTTTTAAATTTTTTCAATCCAGCGAGGATTATTATCAGAGATACGATCTGGCGACCTTTTTAAGAGTTCTGAGAATGGCAGCCTGTCTGGTGGCCCTGCTTCTTCCTTCCTTGTACATTGCGATCACTACGTTTCAGCAGGAGATGCTGCCTATGACGATGCTGATTACGCTGGCCGCGCAGCGGGAAGGTACGCCGCTTCCTGCGCTGATTGAAGCCTTTGTGATGGAGATGACCTTTGAAGTGATCCGGGAAGCGGGGGTGCGAATGCCGAGGGTCATCGGTCCTGCTATTTCCATCGTAGGCGCCTTGGTAATTGGTCAGGCCGCGGTGCAGGCGGGTCTGGTTTCGGGGACGATGGTCATTGTCGTGTCTTTCACGGCGATCGCGAATTTTGTTATTCCATCGATCGACATGGCGGCCGCCATCCGGCTGATCCGGTTTACATTAATGATCTTGGCTGGCACGTTTGGGTTGTTTGGCATTTTGGCCGGGATTATTCCGATCCTCAATCATCTGGTATCCCTGCGTTCTTTCGGCGTGGACTATTTCCTTCCTTATGCCCCGTTCAACCGGACAAATTCGAAGGATTGGTTGGTCCGCATGCCTTGGTGGGCTATGAAATCACGTCCGGACCAGATTGCCGGCAAAAACAAAACGAGACAAGCTCCTTATCAATATCCGCCGGTCGAGGAGCAAGTGGTTCCTGATCCAAAGGCAAAGGATCAACAGCAGGATAAGCAAAGGGGATAA
- a CDS encoding Ger(x)C family spore germination protein translates to MRRYLQLALLGFCLLLLPGCGSRKELNEIGIVIATGLDGSKGNYRITTQTIVPSAMFNGTGGSSGAGSSLGVYVLTTQGKTIREALLQSTLTNPRQLYFSHNNVLIIGKETANEGISELVDRYLRNLDTRETVKVLVAEPSAQEILETLMPPEKLPGKALEELLDKEKTWAPYYTDTSMYDLALKLSSESGGVGVPEIKLEGSSTEVMKSQEAFKTTAPPARLTLSGLSLFQGERRVGSLNQRESLAVSWLLNQVKRDTVSFASSQEGDEQEESGQEGNKQRKAMSAYKVTSARVKVTPVKTEDGFRLKVKAKVAGELNESDSMEDISSLSGIRHLEEQIEREITDDLNLGWKAIQKQQVDVLGVADQIHRKYPKDWQKLKPMWREQFAQMKMEVQVKASIKRPGLIVQSFHKLQEQIHHGQNRD, encoded by the coding sequence ATGCGCCGTTATTTGCAATTAGCTCTTCTTGGCTTCTGCTTGCTGCTGCTTCCCGGCTGCGGGAGCCGTAAGGAACTGAATGAGATTGGGATTGTTATCGCTACGGGACTGGATGGCAGCAAGGGAAACTACCGGATCACCACACAAACAATCGTCCCTTCGGCGATGTTTAATGGGACCGGAGGCTCCAGCGGGGCAGGTTCTTCTTTGGGGGTATATGTATTAACCACACAAGGGAAGACGATTCGCGAAGCTTTGCTCCAAAGTACGTTAACCAACCCGAGGCAGCTCTATTTCTCCCATAACAACGTTCTGATCATCGGCAAGGAAACGGCAAATGAGGGAATTTCCGAGCTGGTGGACCGCTACCTGCGCAATTTGGATACTCGCGAAACCGTTAAAGTGCTGGTCGCAGAACCCAGCGCGCAAGAAATTCTGGAAACGCTGATGCCTCCTGAGAAGCTGCCGGGCAAGGCGCTTGAGGAATTGCTGGATAAAGAGAAGACCTGGGCACCCTATTATACGGATACCTCCATGTATGATCTTGCGCTGAAATTAAGCTCGGAATCTGGAGGGGTAGGTGTTCCGGAAATCAAGCTGGAGGGCAGCAGCACGGAGGTCATGAAATCGCAGGAAGCCTTTAAAACTACGGCCCCGCCTGCTCGCCTAACCTTAAGCGGACTCAGCTTGTTTCAGGGGGAACGCCGGGTAGGCAGCCTGAATCAGAGGGAAAGCCTGGCTGTCTCCTGGCTCCTGAATCAGGTCAAAAGGGATACCGTCTCATTTGCGAGCAGTCAGGAAGGGGACGAGCAGGAAGAAAGTGGGCAAGAGGGCAATAAACAACGGAAAGCTATGTCTGCCTACAAAGTCACTTCAGCTCGGGTGAAGGTCACCCCGGTCAAAACGGAAGACGGGTTTAGGCTTAAGGTGAAGGCCAAGGTTGCCGGTGAGCTCAACGAATCGGACTCTATGGAGGACATCAGCAGCTTGTCAGGGATTCGGCACTTGGAGGAGCAGATCGAGCGTGAAATTACGGATGACCTCAACCTTGGGTGGAAAGCGATTCAGAAACAGCAGGTGGATGTTTTGGGAGTCGCCGACCAAATCCACCGGAAGTATCCGAAGGACTGGCAGAAATTAAAACCTATGTGGAGAGAGCAGTTTGCACAGATGAAAATGGAGGTTCAGGTCAAGGCTTCCATTAAACGGCCAGGGCTGATTGTACAATCCTTCCACAAGCTGCAAGAGCAAATCCATCATGGGCAGAATCGGGATTAA
- a CDS encoding GerAB/ArcD/ProY family transporter, translating into MKREEGTGLDREKIRLSELLVSLFLFEVGSTTLFFQGGEAKQDAWILMLIAGAAGLLVLLLHLAIHLRDPRLDLFLLFHRYMGPWLGTLINLGFIGYFGYEVSRNLRDLGELTLMTLLPNTKLWLTMVISFLVIANAVRHGPRVNFLMGVLFLPFVAAAYAILLLAVSISGLIHYEFMLPVLEHGFTADMGKSLFEIVSFPFGESIVFLVFYPMIQGRNKMLGKTLFSFAWIAVFLTLINQLNVLVLGPNLVQNSALPLLETVQLIRFPGLFERMDALFTMFLFIGLGVKMAYFFLGGVIGLERITGIGFRKWIIPLGAVIFAASFWSPNYTHHIYIGREVVVLSVWPLFQIALPILLFVVMLLRRKKIKPHG; encoded by the coding sequence ATGAAAAGAGAGGAGGGGACGGGATTGGACCGGGAGAAGATCAGATTGTCCGAGCTGCTCGTCAGTTTGTTTTTATTTGAAGTGGGCAGCACAACGCTTTTCTTTCAGGGAGGGGAAGCCAAACAGGATGCCTGGATTTTGATGCTGATTGCCGGTGCCGCCGGCCTGCTGGTTCTGCTCCTTCATCTCGCCATTCATCTCCGCGATCCCCGACTGGATCTGTTTTTGCTGTTCCACCGCTATATGGGCCCCTGGCTGGGTACATTAATTAATTTGGGGTTTATCGGTTATTTCGGCTACGAAGTTTCCCGAAATTTGAGGGATTTGGGGGAATTAACCTTGATGACCCTGCTGCCCAATACGAAATTATGGCTGACTATGGTAATTTCTTTTCTGGTCATAGCCAATGCGGTTCGTCATGGACCGAGGGTGAATTTTCTGATGGGAGTCCTGTTTCTCCCCTTCGTGGCCGCGGCATATGCCATTTTGCTTTTGGCAGTATCGATCAGCGGACTAATTCATTATGAATTTATGCTGCCGGTACTGGAACACGGCTTTACGGCCGATATGGGCAAATCGTTGTTTGAAATCGTTTCGTTTCCTTTTGGCGAGAGCATCGTTTTTCTGGTATTTTACCCCATGATTCAAGGGCGGAATAAAATGCTCGGAAAAACGCTTTTTTCATTTGCTTGGATTGCTGTATTCCTGACCCTAATCAATCAGCTGAATGTGCTTGTCCTGGGGCCGAATCTTGTACAGAACAGCGCTTTGCCGCTCCTGGAAACGGTTCAATTGATTCGTTTTCCGGGTTTGTTTGAACGAATGGACGCCTTATTTACGATGTTTCTATTCATTGGGCTTGGCGTTAAAATGGCGTATTTCTTCCTGGGCGGTGTTATCGGACTGGAACGAATCACAGGAATCGGCTTCCGGAAATGGATCATTCCGTTAGGGGCCGTTATTTTTGCCGCCTCGTTCTGGTCCCCCAACTATACGCATCATATCTACATTGGGCGCGAGGTCGTGGTTTTAAGCGTATGGCCTTTATTCCAGATCGCGCTGCCGATTCTGTTATTCGTGGTTATGCTGCTCCGCCGGAAAAAAATAAAACCGCACGGCTGA